A part of Aegilops tauschii subsp. strangulata cultivar AL8/78 chromosome 2, Aet v6.0, whole genome shotgun sequence genomic DNA contains:
- the LOC109733188 gene encoding uncharacterized protein, whose product MYFPATSSVDVNNDNQIEESEHDQDDDHDSNVDHEVNEQSSGQGLDVNKDNTEEENLQPSPDAPNIDEQVDSLLSLYDPRTWDNLDNSKQDILIEKGPVREMDLVFPKDDEGRHFSYFHYTRKLANEEVIHREWLVYSKEVDKVYCFCCKLFKSNQNRSLLASDGLRDWRRISARLKEHEVSVEHFTNMNTWNELRLRLSRNKTIDDEMQQKVAKEKERWRQVLLRIVSLVKFLAKRNLGFRGTNEKLFEHNNDSVKKFILKTIKDAKYFSVILDCTPDVSHEEQMKLIVHYVNMSSNIPRVEEFFLEFLKVHDTLGLGLFNVLMDTLDSLDLDVADVRGQGYDNGSNMQGKNQGVQNRLLEVNPKALYMPCACHSLNLTLCDMAKSCEHAISFFGIIQRIYVLFARSTKRWKILLDNVPGLTLKPLFDTRWESRIKSVQPIRYQTSQVRSALKELEKTAREDNDPATVSDAQSLFKALGQFETLVGMIIWHDILFSINMVSKMLQEKMVCIDATLKHIDGVKSYFQKYRDEGFNSSIESAKAIALDMGIEPQFRTKRKSRRKKHFDEISDEDEDLQLSAIESFRVTYFLVIVDTAIASLSSRFDQLKAFEDLFGFLFNSNNLKSLDESSLRKSCTTFAKAFTHKKSRDVDLDDFFSELKVLQLTLPDALMSALEILQFCYRCKLLSKCISCLSDPLDYTCDCSLS is encoded by the exons ATGTATTTTCCGGCAACAAGTAGTGTTGATGTCAATAATGATAATCAAATTGAAGAATCTGAACATGAtcaagatgatgatcatgattcAAATGTTGATCATGAGGTCAATGAACAGTCCTCGGGCCAGG GTCTTGATGTTAATAAGGACAATACGGAGGAGGAAAATTTGCAGCCTTCACCCGATGCTCCGAATATTGATGAGCAGGTTGATTCTCTGTTATCTCTATACGATCCTAGAACATGGGATAATCTTGACAACAGCAAACAGGATATTCTAATTGAAAAGGGGCCTGTGAGAGAAATGGATCTGGTGTTCCCAAAGGATGATGAGGGTAGACATTTCTCATATTTTCACTACACCAGAAAGTTAGCTAATGAAGAGGTTATTCACAGAGAGTGGTTGGTTTACTCTAAAGAGGTTGACAAAGTTTATTGTTTTTGTTGCAAGTTattcaaatcaaatcagaacagGTCATTGCTAGCATCTGATGGATTGAGGGACTGGAGACGTATTAGTGCAAGACTCAAAGAACATGAGGTTAGTGTTGAACACTTTACCAACATGAATACATGGAATGAACTAAGGTTGAGGTTAAGCAGAAACAAAACAATTGATGATGAGATGCAGCAGAAGGTTGCAAAGGAAAAAGAGCGTTGGAGACAGGTATTGCTCAGGATAGTTTCTTTAGTGAAGTTTCTTGCAAAACGTAATTTGGGATTTCGAGGAACAAATGAGAAGCTATTTGAACATAATAA TGATTCCGTCAAAAAGTTTATCTTAAAGACCATCAAGGATGCCAAGTATTTCTCTGTTATATTGGACTGTACTCCAGATGTGAGCCATGAAGAACAAATGAAGCTAATTGTGCATTATGTGAATATGTCAAGTAACATTCCAAGAGTCGAGGAGTTTTTCCTAGAGTTTTTAAAGGTTCATGATACATTAGGATTAGGGCTTTTTAATGTGTTGATGGATACATTGGACTCTCTTGATCTGGACGTTGCTGATGTAAGAGGGCAAGGTTATGACAATGGTTCTAACATGCAGGGAAAAAATCAAGGTGTTCAGAATCGCTTGCTTGAAGTTAATCCCAAAGCATTATATATGCCATGTGCATGTCATAGTTTGAATCTCACTCTTTGTGATATGGCAAAATCTTGCGAACATGCCATTTCATTCTTCGGTATTATCCAGCGTATATATGTACTGTTTGCACGTTCTACTAAAAGGTGGAAGATTTTGCTTGATAATGTTCCAGGTCTGACTCTCAAACCTTTGTTTGATACTCGTTGGGAGAGCCGAATAAAGAGTGTGCAACCTATAAGGTACCAAACTTCCCAAGTAAGATCAGCTTTGAAGGAGTTGGAGAAGACTGCTAGGGAGGATAATGATCCAGCTACAGTAAGTGATGCTCAATCTTTGTTCAAAGCACTTGGGCAATTTGAGACTTTAGTTGGTATGATTATTTGGCATGACATACTATTTTCTATTAATATGGTGAGCAAAATGTTACAAGAAAAAATGGTGTGCATCGATGCTACTCTAAAACACATTGATGGGGTCAAGTCATATTTTCAGAAGTATAGAGATGAAGGCTTCAATTCTAGTATTGAAAGTGCCAAAGCCATTGCGTTGGATATGGGCATAGAGCCCCAATTTCGTACAAAACGTAAAAGTAGAAGGAAGAAGCATTTTGATGAAATCAGTGATGAAGATGAAGATCTACAACTGTCAGCTATTGAATCCTTCAGAGTTACATACTTTCTTGTCATTGTTGACACCGCAATTGCTTCATTGTCTAGTCGATTTGATCAGCTGAAGGCATTTGAAGATTTGTTTGGTTTCTTATTCAACTCAAATAATCTGAAGTCTTTGGATGAAAGTAGTCTACGCAAATCATGCACCACTTTTGCAAAAGCTTTTACTCATAAGAAGTCGCGAGATGTTGATCTTGATGATTTTTTCTCCGAGTTAAAAGTATTGCAACTAACCTTGCCAGATGCTTTGATGTCAGCACTTGAGATTCTTCAGTTTTGTTACCGCTGCAAATTGCTATCCAAATGTATCAGTTGCCTATCGGATCCTCTTGACTATACCTGTGACTGTAGCCTCAGCTGA
- the LOC141040643 gene encoding uncharacterized protein has translation MQESEEALVASPNGRNQRETSKSSDPISMFDEIFRLTEEDRMKVCILFWVWWHERNKANAGDQMKSLDDIIASINYHVFECRNHKKQSSTQKQDSIICWSPPPSGILKINTDGAFHESSLSGGWGFTVRNDSVVLMAAGAGNLEHVSNALHTEALAMLYAISTTTQMGCNRVIFETDSVVLKQAISSEEYDLSTLGAVFQEIKFQLNVAFDDVNVSVCPRSCNVAAHSLAADGVRLGDGEYETWLGYFPEFVVNSVAGDSPSLNL, from the coding sequence ATGCAAGAAAGTGAGGAGGCTTTAGTGGCTAGCCCAAATGGAAGAAATCAGAGAGAAACTTCTAAAAGCAGTGACCCAATAAGTATGTTCGATGAGATATTTCGCCTGACCGAGGAAGATCGCATGAAGGTGTGTATTCTGTTCTGGGTGTGGTGGCATGAGAGAAATAAGGCCAATGCCGGAGATCAGATGAAATCTCTAGATGATATAATTGCTTCTATCAACTACCATGTGTTTGAATGCAGGAACCATAAGAAGCAGAGCAGCACCCAGAAACAAGATTCTATCATATGTTGGTCTCCTCCCCCAAGTGGGATCCTCAAAATAAATACTGATGGTGCTTTTCATGAATCATCTTTGTCTGGTGGATGGGGTTTTACTGTCAGAAATGACAGTGTTGTGCTTATGGCAGCAGGAGCAGGAAATCTGGAACATGTATCCAATGCTCTCCACACCGAAGCCCTGGCCATGCTATATGCAATCAGCACTACTACACAAATGGGATGTAATCGTGTGATATTTGAAACAGACTCCGTGGTGTTGAAGCAGGCGATCTCAAGCGAGGAGTATGACTTGTCGACTTTAGGTGCCGTGTTTCAGGAAATAAAATTTCAGTTGAATGTGGCTTTTGATGATGTAAATGTTAGTGTTTGTCCAAGATCTTGTAATGTAGCAGCTCACAGCCTAGCAGCAGATGGTGTAAGATTAGGAGATGGTGAATATGAAACTTGGCTAGGCTATTTCCCTGAGTTTGTTGTAAACTCTGTAGCTGGCGATTCGCCCAGTCTAAATTTGTAA